In Mauremys reevesii isolate NIE-2019 linkage group 16, ASM1616193v1, whole genome shotgun sequence, a single window of DNA contains:
- the LOC120384665 gene encoding uncharacterized protein LOC120384665, translating into MGPLSPLLWDSCTPCSPPGHGTAVLSSLGFLHPVLSSWAWDHCPLFSGSPAPCALLLGVGPLSSLLWDFCTPWSPPGRGTAVLSALGLLHPVFSSRVWDRCPLFSGTPAPRALLPGVGPLSSLLWDSCTPCSPPGRGTAVLSSLGLLHPMLSSWAWDHCPLFSRSPAPCALLLGVGPLSSLLWVSCTPCSPPGRGTCVLSSLGLLHPVLSSRAWDRCPLCSGSPAPCALLLGVGPLSSLLWDSCTPCSPPGCGTPVLSSLGLLHLVLSSWAWDRCPLCSGSPAPRAPVLGQEPLSSALGFLHHVLP; encoded by the coding sequence ATGGGACCGCTGTCCCCTCTTCTCTGGGACTCCTGCACCCCGTGCTCTCCTCCCGGGCATGGGACCGCTGTCCTCTCTTCTCTGGGTTTCCTGCACCCCGTGCTCTCCTCCTGGGCGTGGGACCACTGTCCTCTCTTCTCTGGGTCTCCTGCACCCTGTGCTCTCCTCCTGGGCGTGGGACCTCTGTCCTCTCttctctgggacttctgcaccCCGTGGTCTCCTCCCGGGCGTGGGACCGCTGTCCTCTCTGCTCTGGGTCTCCTGCACCCCGTGTTCTCCTCCCGGGTGTGGGACCGCTGTCCTCTCTTCTCTGGGACTCCTGCACCCCGTGCTCTCCTCCCGGGCGTGGGACCGCTGTCCTCTCTTCTCTGGGACTCCTGCACCCCATGCTCTCCTCCCGGGCGTGGGACCGCTGTCCTCTCTTCTCTGGGTCTCCTGCACCCCATGCTCTCCTCCTGGGCGTGGGACCACTGTCCTCTCTTCTCTCGGTCTCCTGCACCCTGTGCTCTCCTCCTGGGCGTGGGACCGCTGTCCTCTCTTCTCTGGGTCTCCTGCACCCCATGCTCTCCTCCCGGGCGTGGGACCTGTGTCCTCTCTTCTTTGGGACTCCTGCACCCCGTGCTCTCCTCCCGGGCGTGGGACCGCTGTCCTCTCTGCTCTGGGTCTCCTGCACCCTGTGCTCTCCTCCTGGGCGTGGGACCGCTGTCCTCTCTTCTCTGGGACTCCTGCACCCCGTGCTCTCCTCCTGGGTGTGGGACCCCTGTCCTCTCTTCTCTGGGACTCCTGCACCTCGTGCTCTCCTCCTGGGCATGGGACCGCTGTCCTCTCTGCTCTGGGTCTCCTGCACCCCGTGCTCCCGTTCTGGGCCAGGAACCGCTCTCTTCTGCTCTGGGATTCCTGCACCATGTGCTCCCATAG